CCATATTCCTCACCACGCATTACATGGACGAGGCTGAACAGCTGGCAGACAGAGTGGCAATCATAGACCATGGAAAGATCATCGCACTCGGAAGTCCAGATGAACTGAAACAGTTGGTTGGGAAGGAAATAATCTATGTGAAGTTCTCAGATCACGTGGACTGTCTTGATGGAGACTTTATAAAGACGTGTAGAAAACTTCCAGACGAGAGATTGGAGCTGAATGTTGACAATTCCAGCAGGGCCATTCCAAAGATCTTTGAACTTGCTCAGGAGAGAGGTTTGAGAATAGAAGAGATCACCTATCACAAACCAACGCTGAACGATGTTTTCCTGCATCTTACGGGAAGAGAGCTCAGAGAAGAAAGCTCGGAAAGCTTCTTCAAAACGGTTGCGAGAATGAGAATGAGGAGGTGAGAACATGGCAGCCTTCGTGACCATGATTTACAGACAACTGGTCAGGTTTGCAAGGTCTCGATCCAGAGTGATCGGTATGATCATAAATCCCCTGATATGGCTGATTTTTTTTGGTTTGGGATGGAGTAAAGTTTTTGACAATCCTTGGGCGAAGATGATGTTCGGTGGAGTGGACTACCTCACGTATCTTGCTCCTGGTATATTCGCCATGACCATCTTCAACATGAGTTTCATCAGTGGTGTGAGCTTGATATGGGACAAACAGTTCGGTTTCTTCAAGGAAGTGCTGGTGGCACCTTCTTCAAGAAGACTAAGCATAATGGGAAGGATCGTCGGTGATGGTCTTGTCACAGTACTTCAGGGGTTCATCATCCTGTTTTTCACATACTTTCTGGCTGAGAGTTTGAAAGTCTCAGGTTTGGTTCCATCTCTGATAGTGGGGTTTCTCATGT
This is a stretch of genomic DNA from Thermotoga sp.. It encodes these proteins:
- a CDS encoding ABC transporter permease, which codes for MAAFVTMIYRQLVRFARSRSRVIGMIINPLIWLIFFGLGWSKVFDNPWAKMMFGGVDYLTYLAPGIFAMTIFNMSFISGVSLIWDKQFGFFKEVLVAPSSRRLSIMGRIVGDGLVTVLQGFIILFFTYFLAESLKVSGLVPSLIVGFLMSITIASFGITLALKMESTEGFQMIMMTLMMPLIFLSGAMYPIDSMPNWMKALAYINPLTYAVDASRGYLVGSHVMKFSFGMDWGVLSVLMVVGLILATESFERARIS